From Plasmodium chabaudi chabaudi strain AS genome assembly, chromosome: 12, the proteins below share one genomic window:
- a CDS encoding conserved protein, unknown function (term=annotation;date=20180705;qualifier=removed_product=conserved Plasmodium protein, unknown function;qualifier=added_product=conserved protein, unknown function;curatorName=ucb@sanger.ac.uk), whose amino-acid sequence MRNRIQRYIAVVIIIFQFFEKYDGIKLKRFYDYFNFIQPIKIDGHSKYQLNYNFQNVNIKKNKKNKRERITTVGPIEWSLPATQNEETVEDFDGLSKNQNKENDHLEIGKKSTHKKEFLNGELLNEEEINEHMRFQQWNDSLIYSDENGFYYDIENKCVNTKNYKKINQVNTTFYKKELCLNNTSINLIPFNTKKGEEPKLNYDTYDTHDMHDSDKEKQNKNSFVSTSHDETKEIIMNEDEVKHLSDIECTKKTNIFFPKHSLYSSVYIGKDGFNDFLEKGIDSIKMSLNKYLNSFYENNLEINLNDKIYIMFILKYAKSYILDIIYKTFQTKQLNELEIESDMNVYPDKDSNDNNINKFMNSEVYLDMLSEYEEILNILTEFFNKINDMFKINETELTEYLKNQKKKDIINYSTPYVLKSNEETERHIKNMWTFFNCNIFNNELPNFDFIPFYWINSKIENLLSTPNMKTYNITNQNFINLPNILLCPALRNSPILLNYTILKIMYEYYKLIYVDILPFNQVKNYKKLNKFDSLKQKIIKYVHGVSGLLENIDFYFYTPHLGDLNLTPEQSATFFSYIKNEEPNQDTVLYNMEYNKYINFYDNIQNGAQPQEENTKQKQKEDDDFVNDDLVFLLLKSKTTNDINKAIKMAQNVYIKKNVNLLWGEHAYPESDGTPKEAEANLTSEQGALQKFRIPLNEFSASLFLCDVNNSTKYLTQGIDKLKELTEFDLTYVHNALTNACLKFLHDSGNENEDVEGLLKKYENNEKVETTNNIMALQMMVVLGELFRNIRKMRTKEKYFFKKILQTDVLADIYKNTSIYDEHMNINTVDNVIKHIKIDYPLNQNLVLSHKNKENDNSNITGNGREDVAYYFLNYYTKNLFRFDLPNNIIIKYTDNISGLSFSDYNYDYINNDIIIYINNDVNNSLLLSRLILDECLNIYEKYTTYIHKFGSNVDNQTIKEAKKKIETNTEKTTQSKDTSQVEELHTQNEETNESDIPVDAKNYTEESIDPTNVSLDNIKEVKSVSQTDGDEQGDGVKSDDELIDDEQVDIFNYSKINKIKQFIRFIIEYNNWPFFMDELMNLEYYLTHDEINKLGNKEEYDNNLNNFYMKLKNANIDKNRIMEILTNSIKREDPKKMWDQNKIPIKHIASAIYTNNYINIYNVFSNGIKKLLKLDMNDIDFIANKCKYACEIVYYKRLEEIKSPTNNLLFTMYNENLSCIEYFFDKLKEKIILISLVKTENVFDTLIKLISDIFPNKANTETELNNKDSPKTKEQINELIFLQKPGQNNNQSAFTDPTNRMTVTNNMFQYFNKELFGNKINKHVQIEFIKDYKLLSSHANYINTFENSKIFINDNVYSINVLANVLLKEMSEIFYFYNNNQIQSENKLYLKNNFTSLYLPTVFKYSKSFEKYETTQTFNFGEDTSADKNEFANEMDNDQVEVNDKDEISNPRDRTELEREKNELDMKNLINRIAKYDHEEMFKEIMEYRKAKYNDNAEVQKCLEEYLYTYEKINLLRYGNQNDEKNNQEKNDAGFEPIDIKTIYLNYMYKYIEYMIKKKELPISFNSINEEWINSLTELENQKILSYSTRNSSGHLYDLLINSNACSSKRALEILEKSLEYSPDQNEHNELMDGLTEKTISKSEDKDAIKNFDEFVIWINKNKKKDFELPKNIDFQDESGTDNIKEDIREVIDQYNSIYDTNPNKNIDPNNVTIDNLKDIVKKHNISKEDIQAAISQLDMPPDFDIDSLFK is encoded by the coding sequence atgaggAATAGAATTCAGAGATATATAGCtgttgttattattatttttcaattctttgaaaaatatgatggAATCAAATTGAAAAGAttttatgattattttaattttattcaaCCAATTAAAATTGATGGACATTCAAAATATCAACTAAATTACAATTTCCAAAATgtcaatataaaaaaaaataaaaaaaataaacgagAGAGAATAACAACGGTAGGTCCTATAGAATGGAGTTTGCCTGCCActcaaaatgaagaaacTGTTGAAGACTTTGATGGATTAAGTAAAAATCAAaacaaagaaaatgatCACTTAGAAATAGGTAAGAAGTCTACACacaaaaaagaatttttaaatggcGAACTACTAAATGAAGAAGAGATAAACGAGCATATGCGATTTCAACAATGGAATGATAGTCTGATTTATTCCGATGAAAATGGCTTTTATTAtgatattgaaaataaatgtgtaaatacaaaaaattataaaaaaattaatcaaGTAAATAcaacattttataaaaaagaattatgCCTAAATAATACATCAATAAATCTTATCCCCTTTAATACAAAGAAAGGTGAGGAACccaaattaaattatgacACATATGACACACATGATATGCACGATAGTGACAaggaaaaacaaaataaaaacagtTTTGTATCTACTTCTCACGATGaaacaaaagaaataattatgaatgAAGATGAAGTTAAACACCTTTCCGATATTGAATgtacaaaaaaaacgaatattttttttccaaaacATTCGTTATATAGTTCTGTTTATATTGGGAAAGATGGATTTAACGATTTTCTTGAAAAAGGAATAGATTCAATAAAGATgagtttaaataaatatttaaattcattttatgaaaataatttagaaataaatttaaatgataaaatatatatcatgtttatattaaaatatgcaaaaagttatatattagatataatatataaaactttTCAAACAAAGCAACTCAATGAATTAGAAATTGAAAGTGATATGAATGTATATCCCGATAAAGATAGCAATGACAATAATATCAACAAGTTTATGAATAGCGAAGTATATTTAGATATGCTTTCAGAATATGaagaaattttaaatatattaactgaattttttaataaaataaatgatatgtttaaaataaaCGAAACAGAATTAacagaatatttaaaaaatcaaaaaaaaaaagatatcataaattattctacaccatatgtattaaaaagTAATGAAGAAACAGAAagacatataaaaaatatgtggaCATTCTTtaattgtaatatatttaataatgagTTGCctaattttgattttattcCATTCTATTGGataaatagtaaaataGAAAACTTGCTAAGCACTCCAAATAtgaaaacatataatataacaaatcaaaattttataaatttgccaaatattttattatgtcCAGCATTAAGAAATTCTCCTATTCTACTAAACTACactatattaaaaattatgtatgaatattataaattaatatatgtagaTATTTTACCATTCAATCaagttaaaaattataaaaaattaaataaatttgattcattaaaacaaaaaattattaaatatgtacatgGGGTATCTGGActtttagaaaatattgatttttatttttatactcCTCATCTAGGCGATCTAAATTTAACACCTGAACAATCGGCAACCTTCTTTTCttacattaaaaatgaagaacCAAATCAAGACACCGTTTTATATAACATGGAATATAACaagtatattaatttttatgataacATCCAAAATGGTGCACAGCCACAGGAAGAAAAcacaaaacaaaaacaaaaggaGGACGACGACTTTGTGAATGACGACTTAGTTTTCCTCCTCCTAAAATCGAAGACCactaatgatataaataaagctATCAAAATGGCGcaaaatgtgtatataaaaaagaatgtCAACTTATTATGGGGTGAGCATGCCTACCCCGAGTCAGACGGCACCCCTAAAGAAGCAGAAGCCAACTTAACAAGCGAACAGGGGGCATTACAAAAGTTTCGTATACCCTTGAACGAGTTTTCCGCGTCTCTCTTTTTATGCGatgtaaataattcaaCTAAATATTTAACACAAGGAATAGACAAACTGAAAGAGCTGACTGAATTCGATTTGACTTACGTCCACAATGCTTTAACAAATGCTTGTctaaaatttttacatgATAGtggaaatgaaaatgaagatgTTGAAGGGCTGTTAAAAAagtatgaaaataatgaaaaagttgaaactacaaataatattatggcATTACAAATGATGGTTGTTTTAGGAGAATTATTTAGAAACATTCGAAAAATGCGAACTAAAGAgaaatacttttttaaaaagattTTACAAACTGATGTCTTAGCAGAtatctataaaaatacaagtatatatgatgaacatatgaatataaatacagttgataatgttattaaacatattaaaattgattATCCTCTTAATCAAAATTTAGTTTTAtcacataaaaataaagaaaatgataattcaaatattaCAGGGAATGGTAGAGAAGATGtagcatattattttttaaattattatacaaaaaatttatttcgaTTTGACTtaccaaataatataattattaaatatacagATAATATATCTGGACTAAGTTTTTCAgattataattatgattatataaataacgatataataatatatatcaataatGATGTAAATAATTCACTGTTACTATCTAGACTTATATTAGATGaatgtttaaatatatatgaaaaatatactacgtatattcataaatttgGCAGTAATGTAGATAACCAAACTATTAAAGaagctaaaaaaaaaattgaaaccAACACAGAAAAAACAACCCAATCTAAGGACACTAGCCAAGTTGAAGAACTGCATActcaaaatgaagaaacGAATGAGTCTGACATTCCGGTAGATGCAAAAAATTACACCGAAGAAAGTATAGACCCAACCAATGTAAGCCTTGACAATATCAAAGAAGTGAAAAGTGTTAGCCAAACAGATGGTGACGAGCAGGGTGACGGCGTGAAAAGCGACGACGAACTGATAGATGACGAGCAAGTAGACATCTTTAACTACTCGAagataaacaaaattaagcAATTCATCCGATTCATtattgaatataataactgGCCGTTCTTTATGGATGAACTGATGAATCTAGAGTATTATCTAACTcatgatgaaataaataagttgggaaataaagaagaatatgataataatttaaataatttttatatgaaattaaaaaatgcaaatattGACAAAAATCGAATCATggaaatattaacaaaCTCAATCAAACGGGAAgatccaaaaaaaatgtgggATCAAAACAAAATTCCAATTAAACATATTGCATCtgcaatatatacaaataattatataaatatttataatgtattttcaaatggtattaaaaaattattaaaactaGATATGAATGATATTGACTTTATTGCAAACAAATGTAAATATGCATGTGAAATTGTATACTACAAAAGAttagaagaaataaaatcacCAACGAATAATTTGTTATTTACCATGTACAATGAAAACTTAAGTTGTATAGAATACTTTTTTGATAAactaaaagaaaaaataattttaatttcattagTAAAAACAGAAAATGTATTTGACACCTTGATCAAATTAATATCGGACATATTTCCAAACAAAGCAAATACAGAAAcagaattaaataataaggatTCACCAAAAACTAAAGAGCAAATTAATGAattgatatttttacaaaagccaggacaaaataataatcaaaGTGCATTCACTGATCCAACAAACAGAATGACTgtaacaaataatatgtttcaatattttaataaagaactatttggaaataaaataaataaacatgtACAAATTGAATTTATCAaagattataaattattatctaGTCAtgcaaattatataaacacatttgaaaattctaaaatatttattaatgatAATGTTTATTCAATAAATGTCTTAGCTAATGTCTTACTAAAAGAAATGTcagaaattttttatttttataataataatcaaattcaaagtgaaaataaattatacttaaaaaataatttcacTAGTCTATACTTACCAActgtatttaaatattctaaaAGTTTTGAAAAGTACGAGACAACTCAAACTTTCAATTTCGGTGAAGACACAAGTGCAGATAAAAATGAGTTTGCCAACGAAATGGACAATGATCAAGTCGAAGTAAATGATAAAGACGAAATTTCCAACCCACGTGATAGAACTGAACTGGAACGAGAGAAAAACGAGCTGGACATGAAAAACTTAATCAACCGAATAGCAAAATATGATCATGAAGAAATGTTTAAAGAAATTATGGAGTATAGAAaagcaaaatataatgacaATGCAGAGGTACAAAAATGTCTTgaagaatatttatatacatatgaaaaaataaacctTTTAAGATATGGAAatcaaaatgatgaaaaaaataaccaAGAAAAAAACGATGCAGGATTTGAACCAATAGATATAAAAACTATATATctaaattatatgtataaatatatagaatatatgataaaaaaaaaagaattacctatatcatttaatagTATAAATGAAGAATGGATTAACTCTTTAACTGAATtagaaaatcaaaaaatattatcctATTCAACAAGAAATAGTAGTGGACATTTATATGACTTGTTAATAAATAGTAATGCATGTTCATCAAAGAGAGCTTTAgaaattttagaaaaaagtTTAGAATATTCTCCTGACCAAAATGAACATAATGAATTAATGGATGGACTAACTGAAAAGACAATTTCAAAAAGTGAAGATAAGGatgctataaaaaattttgatgaatttgttatatggattaataaaaataaaaaaaaagattttGAACttccaaaaaatattgatttTCAAGATGAATCGGGAACAGATAATATCAAAGAAGATATACGAGAAGTTATAGATCAATATAATTCTATTTATGATACAaatccaaataaaaatatagatccAAATAATGTTACTATagataatttaaaagatattgtaaaaaaacataatatatctaAAGAAGATATACAAGCTGCTATTAGTCAGCTCGATATGCCCCCTGACTTTGACATTGACTCGCTATTCAAATAG
- a CDS encoding adenosylhomocysteinase, putative (term=annotation;date=20111228;qualifier=added_gene_name=SAHH;curatorName=ucb@sanger.ac.uk;~term=annotation;date=20160815;qualifier=added_GO:0005622;qualifier=added_literature=pmid:27503796;curatorName=ucb@sanger.ac.uk;~;query 450-450;GPI_cleavage_site_score=0.13679999;~pfam_scan;Pfam:PF05221.13; E()=3.9E-123;score=410.2;query 7-478;description=AdoHcyase;~pfam_scan;Pfam:PF00670.17; E()=4.5E-81;score=270.5;query 234-396;description=AdoHcyase_NAD;~iprscan;InterPro:IPR000043 : S-adenosyl-L-homocysteine hydrolase;TIGR_TIGRFAMS:TIGR00936; score=6.5E-173;query 7-471;description=Adenosylhomocysteinase-like;~iprscan;InterPro:IPR000043 : S-adenosyl-L-homocysteine hydrolase;PIRSF:PIRSF001109; score=1.8E-189;query 1-479;description=Adenosylhomocysteinase-like;~iprscan;InterPro:IPR000043 : S-adenosyl-L-homocysteine hydrolase;SMART:SM00996; score=2.1E-275;query 5-478;description=Adenosylhomocysteinase-like;~iprscan;InterPro:IPR000043 : S-adenosyl-L-homocysteine hydrolase;Pfam:PF05221; score=6.2E-124;query 7-478;description=Adenosylhomocysteinase-like;~iprscan;InterPro:IPR036291 : NAD(P)-binding domain superfamily;Superfamily:SSF51735; score=4.7E-76;query 234-396;description=NAD(P)-binding domain superfamily;~iprscan;InterPro:IPR015878 : S-adenosyl-L-homocysteine hydrolase, NAD binding;SMART:SM00997; score=2.5E-103;query 234-396;description=S-adenosyl-L-homocysteine hydrolase, NAD binding domain;~iprscan;InterPro:IPR015878 : S-adenosyl-L-homocysteine hydrolase, NAD binding;Pfam:PF00670; score=4.6E-81;query 234-396;description=S-adenosyl-L-homocysteine hydrolase, NAD binding domain;~iprscan;InterPro:IPR020082 : S-adenosyl-L-homocysteine hydrolase, conserved site;Prosite:PS00738; score=1.0;query 77-91;description=S-adenosyl-L-homocysteine hydrolase, conserved site;~iprscan;InterPro:IPR020082 : S-adenosyl-L-homocysteine hydrolase, conserved site;Prosite:PS00739; score=1.0;query 256-273;description=S-adenosyl-L-homocysteine hydrolase, conserved site;~iprscan;Superfamily:SSF52283; score=2.21E-26;query 389-479;description=null;~iprscan;Superfamily:SSF52283; score=1.96E-104;query 6-235;description=null): MYDSTSKIKDLSLAPFGKLQMEISETEMPGLMTIREEYEKLKPLKGAKITGCLHMTIETALLMETLQKLGAKLRWCSCNIYSTLDYAAAAVSTLENVSVFAWRGETLEEYWWCVEKALTWGENGEGPDLIVDDGADASYLVHKGAEYEKLYEEKKILPDPETGKNEEERCFLSLIKSSILKNPKKWTNMSKKIIGMSEETTTGVLRVKKIEKNNGLLFTAINVNDSVTKQKYDNIYGCRHSLPDGLMRATDFMISGKIVVICGYGDVGKGCASAMKGLGARVYVTEVDPICAIQAVMEGFNVVTLEEIVEKGDFFVTCTGNVDIIKLEHLLKMKNNAVVGNIGHFDDEIQIADLFSHEGIEIENVKPQVDRVTLPNGNKIIVLAQGRLLNLACATGHPAFVMSFSFCNQVFAQLELWENRNTGKYEKNKSYILPKELDEKVAYYHLKKLNATLTELDDNQCEFLGVSKNGPFKSEAYRY; encoded by the coding sequence ATGTATGACAGTACTAGCAAAATTAAAGATTTGAGCTTAGCCCCATTTGGGAAGCTTCAAATGGAAATTTCCGAAACTGAAATGCCAGGACTAATGACAATAAGAGAGGAATATGAAAAGCTAAAGCCTTTAAAGGGAGCTAAAATAACAGGATGTTTACATATGACTATAGAAACTGCATTATTAATGGAAACATTACAAAAGTTAGGAGCAAAATTAAGATGGTGTTCttgtaatatttattcGACACTAGATTATGCTGCTGCTGCTGTTAGTACTTTAGAAAATGTATCTGTTTTTGCATGGAGAGGAGAAACTTTAGAAGAGTATTGGTGGTGTGTTGAAAAGGCTTTAACATGGGGTGAAAATGGAGAAGGACCTGATTTGATTGTAGATGATGGTGCTGATGCATCTTATTTAGTACACAAAGGAGCcgaatatgaaaaattgtatgaagaaaaaaaaatattaccaGATCCAGAAACAGGAAAGAATGAAGAAGAAAGATGCTTTTTAAGTTTAATTAAAAGTTCAATACTTAAGAATCCAAAAAAATGGACGAATatgtcaaaaaaaattattggtATGTCTGAAGAAACAACCACAGGAGTATTAagagtaaaaaaaatcgaaaaaaataatgggtTATTATTTACAGCTATAAATGTAAATGATTCTGTTactaaacaaaaatatgataacaTATATGGATGCCGACATTCTCTTCCTGATGGTTTAATGAGAGCCACTGATTTTATGATATCAGGCAAAATTGTAGTTATTTGTGGATATGGAGATGTAGGAAAGGGATGTGCATCCGCTATGAAAGGTTTAGGTGCAAGAGTTTATGTAACTGAGGTAGATCCTATATGTGCTATACAAGCTGTTATGGAAGGATTTAATGTAGTTACATTAGAAGAAATTGTTGAGAAAGgtgatttttttgttacttGTACAGGTAATGttgatattattaaattagagcatttattaaaaatgaaaaataatgcaGTAGTAGGTAATATTGGTCATTTCGATGATGAAATACAAATAGCAGATTTATTTAGTCATGAAGGTATAGAAATCGAAAATGTAAAACCACAAGTTGATAGAGTGACACTACCAAATggcaataaaattatagttTTAGCTCAAGGTAGACTTTTAAATCTTGCTTGTGCAACTGGACACCCAGCATTTGTTATGTCTTTCTCATTTTGTAATCAAGTTTTTGCCCAATTAGAATTGTGGGAAAATAGAAATACaggaaaatatgaaaaaaataaaagttatatattaCCAAAAGAACTTGATGAAAAAGTTGCATATTACCAtctcaaaaaattaaatgcaACATTAACTGAATTAGATGATAACCAATGCGAATTTTTAGGTGTTAGTAAAAATGGTCCATTCAAAAGTGAAGCATATAGATATTAA